AACACTTTCCTCCAGCTGATGTGAGGAGAAAACCCATGTCTAATAAAATGCAAATGCAAATGAAAAAACGAAGAATTatcgatgatgatgatgaagattATGATTCTGAAATGGATGACTTCATTGATGATGGTCCCGAAGAAGGTGAAGAGGATTACTCTAAATATATCAGAGAAATATTTGGTTATAACAAGTCAAAATATGTGGAAGTCGATGAAGAAGATGATGATATTATGGAGTCCTCATTTTCACAGCAGATGAAAGAAGAGCAAATCAGTACAAAATTGGGTATAATGGAAGATCTTGAAGATATGAGACTAGAGGGAGAGCACAAACGAAGAAAAGcattgatgaagaaaaaattcggTAGCTAAAAGTGAGATCGCACGCAGTGACCAAGATGCATTTAGTGTTTTAATCATTGCATTTATATTACactaatattcaatataaattcaATGGAAATTTAGTCAACTACTTTGAAACACATTGAAAAAGTTGGAGGGAATTCTTTGCAAAGTtcatattaatgtatatatatatatatatatagagacTTATATTTATTGTAGATATCAACACATGCTGTatattgtaaataaaattttaaaaattttactGCATAAATCTTTCATATCTTTATAAACCCTGTTCGACAATTACCTCAAACTGTTCGGATTGCTCTATATTGTTCATTTACGACATCCAGATTGAGGAAACTACATATCTGGACTGTTCTAAAGAAAATCTGAGCAAAATAATGACGATCTTTTCGCTCAGAATATTTTTCTTATAAGAAAAACTTAATGGttgaaatatatacatattattTATTAAATAAAAACGAAGCACACAGATAATAAAATAGAGTTCAGTTAATAAGTATTTACAAGTTACAAGACGATTTTAACAAACTTTACATCCCATATAGTCCAGTAAACAGAGCTCTGAAAtcacttttctcggaatgagCTGCATTTTTGATATCATGATTGTGACGGTGAAAGAAATACATGGTCAGAATTATCAGGAACTATGAAAAATTCGTGAGAATGTTTTGAAAGTCacgtttttctcgaaaatgaGGAGGTTTATCAAAAAAAGTTTCGAACAAAAGTTGTAGAACGGAAAATTCTAGTAAGAATCAAGTCTTTTTCCATCCTCAAAGTGATCATCCCTACTGATTAGCAACTTATATCtgtacaaagattatagattatagataagatctataatctttgtatcTGTATTTTTAATTTCGCCCTCGGCTACCTGACAAGAAGATACCAGAAAGTGTAGTTTGGGGCGCAGCTTGTTTGGCCAGGGTTGTACTCTTGTTTCGATATACGCTTTCAACTCTCGAATTTCTGGCTTGGACGGAAGCTTAGACGGGGAAACCAGATGTTCATGATTCCACTGAATTTAAATGAATATACTTCGTAAATCGACTGCGACTATCAGTATACTCCCGAACAACGCGATTGTGAGTAGCATCGAAACGTGTcaaattgataaaattaaattttgaaaaaaattagacaTTATATTTTGTTCATCTCTATGGTGAATAAAAAATTGTGGAATATTATATCTCTATGCAAAAAATTTCAGCGGTATGAAGTTGGCTGACAATATCTAGCTGACAGAATCCCGAAGAAACCCGAAGCGGCGATGGCCGCCAGTGGCGTACCCCTACTGttattttcgccgaaaaatcgcttctgcattacgaaatgagattagcagttgaaataatataaatatttgatgtttggcatatataaattcgataattcgaacaattcgttggtaaaatgaatttgttcgatataatttttcgatcaattgaactgaaatcgtctaggcgcgaagtttattctatataacttctatgttttcacgactgtcaagatgagattttcactcagaagatgactattcaggattcataatccgtaataaacttttcttgcaccccttgcagactaccctttttcgacccttttccgtataaaacaccgaatttgcgatataaagcgaaaATAACAGTAGGGGTACGCCACTGGCGGCCATCGCCGCTTCGGATTTCTTCGGGATTCTGTCAGCTTGATATTGTCAGGTCAGCCAACTTCATACCGCTGAAATTTTTTGCATAGAGATATAATATTCCACAATTTTTTATTCACCATAGAGATGAACAAAATATAAtgtctaatttttttcaaaatttaattttatcatCATCGCGTTGTTCGGGAGTATACTGCTAGTCGCAGTCGATTTACGAAGTATATTCATTTAAATTCAGTGGAATCATGAACATCTGGTTTCCCCGTCTAAGCTTCCGTCCAAGCCAGAAATTCGAGAGTTGAAAGCGTATATCGAAACAAGAGTACAACCCTGGCCAAACAAGCTGCGCCCCAAACTACACTTTCTGGTATCTTCTTGTCAGGTAGCCGAGGGCGAAATTAAAAATACAgatacaaagattatagatcttATCTATAATCTTTTTATTATAGATCTTATctataatctataatctttgtacaGATATAAGTTGCTAATCAGTAGGGATGATCACTTTGAGGATGGAAAAAGACTTGATTCTTACTAGAATTTTCCGTTCTACAACTTTTGTTCGAAACTTTTTTTGATAAACCTCCtcattttcgagaaaaacgtGACTTTCAAAACATTCTCACGAATTTTTCATAGTTCCTGATAATTCTGACCATGTATTTCTTTCACCGTCACAATCATGATATCAAAAATGCAGctcattccgagaaaagtgaTTTCAGAGCTCTGTTTACTGGACTATATGGGATGTAAAGTTTGTTAAAATCGTCTTGTAACTTGTAAATACTTATTAACTGAACTCTACTATTTTATTATCTGTGTGCTTCGTTTTTATTTAATAaataatatgtatatatttcaaCCATTAAGTTTTTCTTATAAGAAAAATATTCTGAGGAAAAAGATCGTCATTATTTTGCTCAGATTTTCTTTAGAACAGTCCAGATATGTAGTTTCCTCAATCTGGATGTCGTAAATGAACAATATAGAGCTATCCGAACAGTTTGAGGTAATTGTCGAACAGGGTTTATAAAGATATGAAAGATTTATGCagtaaaatttttaaaattttatttacaatatACAGCATGTGTTGATATCTACAATAAATATAAgtctatatatatatgttacggctaaagataggtgtgagcgtaaacttaagattagccggctaaacttaggtttatattcgaggatcggctaaagttcgataaaatattcatctgcgtcagggcatttcatctttagccggctaatgtgcacattacccaaaacggaacggctaaaaatgtattcgatgggcacgcggagaggtgatgtctcatgaatggtcggatgggagaggacgaacgcacacggccacttttttgtttaaatttttagaattgaaatatgcaaaagagcatcgaatgtattagggttgtattacataacgcccatgggttttcaactcaacatttaacgagttattttcatccgtttaggagattaatgctgtTCAAACCAAGCCTAATTTGTGacaaaccataatatgacctcacacgaaaatgagatattagtcataaaaatttttttccgtaaacaaaagtatattttccctaccattcaataattgggtttatggaaaaattacgaaataggaactatagtttctaacgttgcaatttctttccaaccaattctttcgcaaaaagaacaaaaaaaaactatgaacatgaacatagttgagaaaacactttctctagctgattttgttgaaaatttcttcacgagtcattgaacatacgggttccaaaatatggcctgtcgccagccttgatgaatcatcccgggggatacaagtgcattcatcgtaaagctgagcttatcagccaaatcaaagattatagagttaactctataatctttgagccaAATAGTCCGCTTAAcgacaaacaagattgggtacttctacttataGTTTTCTAGAATTTAACCTTTGGTTCTTTGATGAggaagttcgcggcatcattcttgtcttcattatatccttctgctcattcaattcccctcaaattatgaataataacaagatgaaaaataatcattaacactacagttttccctcacactcaaaatagcatgtcatgaattttgtcatcaagcgtttagatttttagattcgtcaataagaattcgttgagacacagctgacacaaatatatgttcattctccaatttctcaactgcttaacagaatgcttttctgctattaaaatatgtgagattcatacaaaaaaagcaTTGCATTGatagtttgattatactcgtattgctatttctttacattcttttaattgccgaaaattttcgCCCCTCGAACCTtttacatttttagccgatgggatgtggttacacttaagtttagccggctaaagatagaagaaactaacattagcaaatacccgaagctaaacctaagtttagccggctaatcttaagtttatgttcacacctatctttagccgtaacatatatatacattaatatgaACTTTGCAAAGAATTCCTTCCAACTTTTTCAATGTGTTTCAAAGTAGTTGACTAAATTTCCATtgaatttatattgaatattagtGTAATATAAATGCAATGATTAAAACACTAAATGCATCTTGGTCACTGCGTGCGATCTCACTTTTAGCTAccgaattttttcttcatcaatgCTTTTCTTCGTTTGTGCTCTCCCTCTAGTCTCATATCTTCAAGATCTTCCATTATACCCAATTTTGTACTGATTTGCTCTTCTTTCATCTGCTGTGAAAATGAGGACTCCATAATATCATCATCTTCTTCATCGACTTCCACATATTTTGACTTGTTATAACCAAATATTTCTCTGATATATTTAGAGTAATCCTCTTCTCCTTCTTCGGGACCATCATCAATGAAGTCATCCATTTCAGAATCATaatcttcatcatcatcatcgatAATTCTTCGTTTTTTCATTTGCATTTTATTAGACATGGGTTTTCTCCTCACATCAGCTGGAGGAAAGTGTTTTGGTCTCAGATCATTTGGTGGGAACTGTTTTGGTTTAGACAATTCTCTTTGTAGCATTTCTTTCTCCTTAGTCTTATCCAACATTTTTTTGTCAGAGGGGCCTCTGCTGTTCACACTGATTTCTTTAGGATGCCTTTTAATGTCCTTTGAAGGCAAGCTATTCTTAGTTGTTCCATTATTGCTTTTGGTGGCAAtttttgtagatttttctgTATAATTTGATACAGATTTTCCCAAATCTTTCATGGGATTATTGGAGGCACTTGGGACTGGTTTTTTAGTGTCAACTGGGGCCTTTGTTATGATATTCATTTTTCCAGCTGATGGATGTTTAGGACcccaatcaatttttttcctaaTTTCTGGTTCAGGATTTTGCATTTTATTATCAGCCTTATTAGAACTTGTTCGGGCTGTTGCTAATATTGACTGATTTGGCACTTTTGCTATTTTCGATTTGGCAGTTTCTGCTTCTTTATTAATTTTCTGTTTGGGCTCGCTTGGGTCAGGCTTAAGTctttcttgttttctttcctGCCACACCCTCATCCTTTCCATTTCTCTTCTCTGTTTCTTGGTAAGGGGACTTTCATCTTCTTTGCTTTTCTTCTCAATAACTATGGGTTCGAATTGTTTCTTTTCTGCTAGTTTGAGGAGCTCTGAAACAATGAAATCAATATTAGTTATAGCAAATATGACTTATACTAAAACATTATTCTTTTCTTATATACTAATCTACAAAACAGGTTATATGATGAAACAAACGAGGCCTTTCTTTAAAAAGATCACTTAcattccagatatttgaaaagatgaaaaagTTTCCAATATGGTTCAGGAAtgtctacaaaaaaaaatttatatcaaaaaaattaaagttaatatTAGATCAATGAAATGgcagattgaaaaaaatctttgactatgcCACTGCAGTCTACATAAAAAAAGTGGCTGTAAAATGTTACATATGTTTTTCAATATCATTGAAACTTTACAAAATAGGGGCACAAACTTAAGGAgcagaaaaatgagttttcaaaggAAGATAAAGGGTTGCGGTCTTTGCCATTATCCATCATCTGCAAACCGATGGCAAAAACCTGCCATCCATTTTGGTGATGCCATCTATATTTTTCTAGCTCTCATGCTTTCAGATTCAATATTATcgatttttttccaccctttgcCCCACTTCTCAATATAGAGATAAAAGTTGAAATGACTTACCATTGAAATTCATCGGTGGAGGCATTTTAGGTTTATCAATCTTTGGTTTCTTAGCATCAGGTCTCTCATCAGCCATTCTCGATGGGGTAGACGGGAAGTTGTCATCTGGAGATGAGATGTCTTCTGGATTCTTATGTTTGCGTTTCCTCCTATGAGGCATCATTGCttcttctttctctttttctaaAGCAGCTTTAACTCTATCTTTAGTTGAGCTCAGATTGGTATTAACTTTCTTTTTTTCTAACAAGAACTTTGGTGTCTTGTCTGGCATCTTACTATACTTTTCCATCATTTTATTATAAAAAGCAGATGCTTCTTGTGAAACATATCCATAATCATCTTCATCAGGTTGTGCAAGTCCAACTAGAGTAACGGCAGTATTGTCAGAATCCACTGCATCTTGAATAATGCAATGATTAAAACACTAAATGCATCTTGGTCACTGCGTGCGATCTCACTTTTAGCTatcgaattttttcttcatcaatgCTTTTCTTCGTTTGTGCTCTTCCTCTAGTCTCATATCTTCAAGATCTTCCATTATACCCAATTTTGTACTGATTTGCTCTTCTTTCATCTGCTGTGAAAATGAGGACTCCATAATATCATCATCTTCTTCATCGACTTCCACATATTTTGACTTGTTATAACCAAATATTTCTCTGATATATTTAGAGTaatcctcttcttcttcttcgggACCATCATCAATGAAGTCATCCATTTCAGAATCATaatcttcatcatcatcatcgataattcttcgttttttcatttgcatttttattttattagacATGGGTTTTCTCCTCACATCAGCTGGAGGAAAGTGTTTATGTCTTAGATCATTTGGTGGGAACTTTTTTGGTTTAGACAATTCTCTTTGTAGCATTTCTTTCTCCTTAGTCTTATCCAACATTTTTTTGTCAGAGGGGCCTCTGCTGTTCACACTGATTTCTTTAGGATGCCTTTTAATGTCCTTTGAAGGCAAGCTATTCTTAGTTGTTCCATTATTGCTTTTGGTGGCAATTTTTATAGATTTTTCTGTATAATTTGATACAGATTTTCCCAAATCTTTCATGGGATTATTGGAGGCACTTGGGACTGGTTTTTTAGTGTCAACTGGGGCCTTTGTTATGATATTCATTCTTCCAGCTGATGGATGTTTAGGACcccaatcaatttttttcctaaTTTCTGGTTCAGGATTTTGCATTTTATTATCAGCCTTATTAGAACTTGTTCGGGCTGTTGCTAATATTGACTGATTTGGCACTTTTGCTATTTTCGATTTGGCAGTTTCTGCTTCTTTATTAATTTTCTGTTTGGGCTCGCTTGGGTCAGGCTTAAGTCTTTCTGGTTTTCTTTCCTGCCACACCCTCATCCTTTCCATTTCTCTTTTCTGTTTCTTGGTAAGGGGACTTTCATCTTCTTTGCTTTTCTTCTCAATAACTATGGGTTCGAATTGTTTCTTTTCTGCTAGTTTGAGGAGCTCTGAAACAATGAAATCAATATTAGTTATAGCAAATATGACTTATACTAAAACATTATTCTTTTCTTATATACTAATCTACAAAACAGGTTATATGATGAAACAAACGAGGCCTTTCTTTAGAAAGATCACTTAcattccagatatttgaaaagatgaaaaagTTTCCAATATGGTTCAGGAAtgtctagaaaaaaaaatttatatcaaaaaaattaaagttaatatTAGATCAATGAAATGgcagattgaaaaaaatctttgactatgcCACAGCagtctacataaaaaagtggcTGTAAAATGTTACATATGTTTTTCAATATCATTGAAACTTTACAAAATAGGGGCACAAACTTAAGGAgcagaaaaatgagttttcaaaggAAGATAAAGGGATGCGGTCTTTGCCATTATCCATCATCTGCAAATCGATGGCAAAAACCTGCCATCCATTTTGGTGATGCCATCTATATTTTTCTAGCTCTCATGCTTTCAGATTCAATATTATcgatttttttccaccctttgcCCCACTTCTTAATATAGAGATAAAAGTTGAAATGACTTACCATTGAAATTCATCGGTGGAGGCATTTTAGGTTTATCAATCTTTGGTTTCTTAGCATCAGGTCTCTCATCAGCCATTCTCGATGGGGTAGACGGGAAGTTGTCATCTGGAGATGAGATGTCTTCTGGATTCTTATGTTTGCGTTTCCTCCTATGAGGCATCATTGCttcttctttctctttttctaaAGCAGCTTTAACTCTATCTTTAGTTGAGCTCAGATTGGTATTAACTTTCTTTTTTTCTAACAAGAACTTTGGTGTCTTGTCTGGCATCTTACTATACTTTTCCATCATTTTATTATAAAAAGCAGATGCTTCTTGTGAAACATATCCATAATCATCTTCATCAGGTTGTGCAAGTCCAACTAGAGTAACGGCAGTATTGTCAGAATCCTCTGCATCTTGAATAACAGATTGATTTGCAGATTTGGTCCGCTTCAACATGACATTCACACGCTTGACAGCCTTTTTATCCTGTAAAAGATTCATTACGAATTAGATATAAGCACAGTCAGGGGAAACTgagaataattaaaaaaaaaccaaatcTTGTTATCTCAAGTTAATTTGGTTCTACATCGTAGTATAATTGAAAATGCACCTATGAACCTTTTCTTTACTTAGTTTACAGAGAAAAATTCTCCTCTCCTGATTCAAACATGTCTGCTTAAGAAAAGCTTTAACATGCCAACTGATAGGAACACTGTAACCTAGCCAACACCTCATAAATCTTTCCCTATGATCAACAAAACATTAATGTAAGGAATTTTATTTATGTATCAAGTTATAGCTTAGCAGGAAGAACGTTGAccctttgaaattttgttatttatttattcaactaAATAAATGTTCATCACTACTACTACAAGTTTAAAAGTAAAAAcaaaatggcaaaaaaaaatttgaaatcacaGTATTCACAGAGGTGCTGTAATTAGGGCACCATACACATCTACATTTCAAAAcattaatattcattaaaaattcaaaccaaatgAATGAGAGAAAATCATGTACTAACCTTCGATCTCAAAGCTAATAActcttctttttttctttgaacttCAAGCCTTTTTTGTCTCTCTTCTTCCTCCTTCTTTTCCAGAAACTTCCTTACATTGACTGATAACCGTGATTTATCTTTCTGCTCCTTTTTTGGTGGAGCAAACTTTGTGCTATAATATTTAATCGGCTGCAAAATTAAAAAGATATTTAGTATGAGATATTTAGCTCCTTtaaagggagaataaacaatATGTTAATCTGTAATCACATACCTCCTTCATAACTTCTTTATTCTTTTGAGCATTGTATAACAACGTTCCAAAATCCATCTTGACCGTAATTTTATAATACCAGAGGAAAACTGAAACTAAGTTTGGCCCagaataattcagaatataaatATTCAATCACTCTGTTATGTGTGTTCAACACTGCGGTTAATCACGAACTGTCAACACAAACACAAGAAAGTTTACAAACTGACAACTGACGTGACCACAGAACATAGATTATCTGTGGACGTGACAATTTTGCAGTGTTGCCAACCGAGTGCCAAACTCAACTCCTTATTGAGTTCTTCTTCAACCTTATTTTTAGGCCATATTTTTTTAATCCTCTgttaatttattaattaatattattatattagtgTTTTTTCACAAGAAGTGAAATGTCCTAAGTAATCTGAGGTAacaccatagacatattaaacacatctGTTTAATAGGTCTATTGCTAAAATTCACGGTATAAACAAATAATTAAGAGATTAAACGAACTTACCTTAAGTGAAGTTTGATCTTAattaacgtgcgttcaaaaaaattcgtcgtcaagtaggctatggaattttgaacgtcgatatttcgtgtctaaacgtaattcttagctcgtgctttactattttccaggagaactgtcattttagcattttgggttgttgaattaaaagtatcagcaaattataaagatggtttttacggacgtgtgaaagacttttactattgaattctacttcaaaattggaaagaaaattgaaggaaaatattctgttccggcgacttcattgtagcctatgttgctgtagattattaaaaatgaatttttccattgtactgttttgcgatgtgttgacgaaacaggtatgttcaaacaaaaaaggaagtggtataccaaaaaagaaaactctagagttcagtaataatgaaaacatggtgacagaagctcgacaaacctctctttagattttatctcaagtggagggagtatccgttggcatatgccacccgattttgaaaaaaagatatccatttgtttccataaagattgagatgttatcagaaaactgaaaaggttgtgattacctaaccttgtagcatccgagaaaaattggagttcagtatcatactgaattgatgcatactgacagtaccAAATCagtcagtcaaaggcaaaatgtggacctactttcttttatggaacttcaatagcagaacgttatgaaggagaaagcatcatgcctttttatagctgaattgaattttaataaattgtccaat
Above is a window of Coccinella septempunctata chromosome 6 unlocalized genomic scaffold, icCocSept1.1 SUPER_6_unloc_6, whole genome shotgun sequence DNA encoding:
- the LOC123322513 gene encoding protein SPT2 homolog gives rise to the protein MMEKYSKMPDKTPKFLLEKKKVNTNLSSTKDRVKAALEKEKEEAMMPHRRKRKHKNPEDISSPDDNFPSTPSRMADERPDAKKPKIDKPKMPPPMNFNELLKLAEKKQFEPIVIEKKSKEDESPLTKKQRREMERMRVWQERKQERLKPDPSEPKQKINKEAETAKSKIAKVPNQSILATARTSSNKADNKMQNPEPEIRKKIDWGPKHPSAGKMNIITKAPVDTKKPVPSASNNPMKDLGKSVSNYTEKSTKIATKSNNGTTKNSLPSKDIKRHPKEISVNSRGPSDKKMLDKTKEKEMLQRELSKPKQFPPNDLRPKHFPPADVRRKPMSNKMQMKKRRIIDDDDEDYDSEMDDFIDDGPEEGEEDYSKYIREIFGYNKSKYVEVDEEDDDIMESSFSQQMKEEQISTKLGIMEDLEDMRLEGEHKRRKALMKKKFGS
- the LOC123322512 gene encoding protein SPT2 homolog encodes the protein MDFGTLLYNAQKNKEVMKEPIKYYSTKFAPPKKEQKDKSRLSVNVRKFLEKKEEEERQKRLEVQRKKEELLALRSKDKKAVKRVNVMLKRTKSANQSVIQDAEDSDNTAVTLVGLAQPDEDDYGYVSQEASAFYNKMMEKYSKMPDKTPKFLLEKKKVNTNLSSTKDRVKAALEKEKEEAMMPHRRKRKHKNPEDISSPDDNFPSTPSRMADERPDAKKPKIDKPKMPPPMNFNELLKLAEKKQFEPIVIEKKSKEDESPLTKKQKREMERMRVWQERKPERLKPDPSEPKQKINKEAETAKSKIAKVPNQSILATARTSSNKADNKMQNPEPEIRKKIDWGPKHPSAGRMNIITKAPVDTKKPVPSASNNPMKDLGKSVSNYTEKSIKIATKSNNGTTKNSLPSKDIKRHPKEISVNSRGPSDKKMLDKTKEKEMLQRELSKPKKFPPNDLRHKHFPPADVRRKPMSNKIKMQMKKRRIIDDDDEDYDSEMDDFIDDGPEEEEEDYSKYIREIFGYNKSKYVEVDEEDDDIMESSFSQQMKEEQISTKLGIMEDLEDMRLEEEHKRRKALMKKKFDS